TTGGGAGTCTCCAGTGAccttaggggtgtctgggtataTTTGGGGGGGCCGCGGTGCCTTGGGCGGCATCTGGGGATGTTTGAGGTCCACAGGGCTCCCCTGGGTGGCAGCGGGGGTCCTTGGCCGGACAGACGCTGACATCTCCCCCCTCCCACGTCTCCCGGCAGGACCCCCGCGGCCTGGGCGCAGCTGCGTCGCCCATGGCTGAGGCTGGCTCTCCCCGCCGCTTCCGGCGAGCAGCGCCCCGGGGCGAGGCGGCGGGGGCCGTGCAGGAGCTGGCGCGGGCGCTGGCGCACCTGCTGGAGGCCGAAAGGCAGGAGCGGGCGCGGGCCGAGGCGCAggaggccgaggatcagcaggcgcgAGTCCTGGCGCAGCTGCTGCGCGCCTGGAGCTCCCCGCGCACCAACGACCCCCCGCTGGGCCTGGAGGATGACCCTGACGCGCCCGCCGCGCAGCTGGCCCGCGCCCTGCTCCGCGCCCGCCTGGACCCTGCCGCCCTCGCCGCCCAGCTCGTcccggcccctgcccctgccGCTGCGCTCAGACCCCGGCCCCCTGTCTACGACGACGGCCCCACCGGCCCAGAGGCCGAGGACGCCGGCGACGAGACGCCTGACGTGGACCCGGAGCTGCTGAGGTACCCCGGcaaggggtgggcagggggcggCACCTGCATCGCGGGGGCGGCAGGAGCGGCGGGGGCCTGCCTCACAGCGTGGCGCCGACACTGAGGCCCTGCGATCCTAGGAAGGAGGGAGAACCTCCAGCCAAGGTGTAGGGTCCGAGGTGTCTggctggggagagtggggagcGGCATTGTCGGTCCCAGGGAGGGGCGCTCCGATGCCGGGTTTCTGGGCCCGGTCCCCAGGCAGTATGGAGTTGCAGGGCCGTCTGGGTCCTAGGGCAGAGACGTTGATGCGCGGATACACGCTCATCGCCTTCCTCCCGGCTCTTTTGCAGGTACTTGTTGGGGCGGATCCTCGCGGGGAGCCCGGATCCCGAGGCTGTGGCTGCCCCGCGCCGCCTCCGCCGTGCTGCGGACCAGGATCTGGGCCCAGAGGTGCCCCCTGAGGGCGTGCTGGGGGCCCTGCTGCGGGTGAAGCGCCTGGAGACCCCCTCACCCCAAGCGCCGGTGCGCCGCCTTCTGCCCCCCTGAGCACCGCCTGGATCCTGAGCCCCCTCGGGCCCAGGAccaccccaccccaacacccCGACTGCTCCCCGTCGGTACACTGAGAGCGGCTTACCCCGTCGGCCGCAGTTGCTGCCCTCAAACCCCAAGATCCCCGCCTTTGGCCCCACAATAAATGCGATTTGAAGCAGCTATGTGCTTGTCCAGTGGCAGTTTCTGGCTAGGGGTCGGGGTGGGGTCCGGTGGGATGAGTGGTGGTGGTCGCCCtcagacaaaggcagagggaccccctcctccactctctgcctcttttcctgGGGGAGGCATCCAAAAAGACAATGACAGTAACCACCCAGATCCTAGGTCCCACTCCACAAGGCTCTGAGGACTTTCAGGGCCTGTAGCAAGTAGCATTTTCCTGGGGCCCATCCTTTTGGGGATTAAGGGACAGCCGTGAGGCATGAGTAGTTTGGGCTGTGCTGGCTGGCCGAGGTGTCCACAGGCACCCACGAGCCTTCCTGCTCTGGGGGAAAGGCTAccaggggaaagagaaggagtgGACTGCAGGCCAGGGGTCAGTGATcaacccgcccccacccccagggggaCTCTGCCTCTGAGAAATTCAAACCTGGGCCTCCAGGTCATGAAGAAAGCGTATTTGTCAAGGCAGGGAAATAGGACAAATGTCAAACACTCAATAAGGCTTTCCTTGATCTCCCTGTCACTCTTTATTCCCACACTCGCTTTTACACAGTCTTAGCTAAGTTATATGTACAAGGGCAGGGCTTTCTAAGTGCCTTGCTGGCCTCTACATCATTTGCACCCAaagcagggcctggcacacagtgggctcCCCCCAGCATTTCTTGAATGAAGGAATTCTCACCATTCAAGGAACAGTCTCCCCAGTTTCACTCACACCCACGTATCACTTGGCACAGAGACAGC
Above is a genomic segment from Neovison vison isolate M4711 chromosome X, ASM_NN_V1, whole genome shotgun sequence containing:
- the PCSK1N gene encoding proSAAS, coding for MAWSPLLGGPRAGGVGLLVLLLLALLRPPPAFCARPVKDPRGLGAAASPMAEAGSPRRFRRAAPRGEAAGAVQELARALAHLLEAERQERARAEAQEAEDQQARVLAQLLRAWSSPRTNDPPLGLEDDPDAPAAQLARALLRARLDPAALAAQLVPAPAPAAALRPRPPVYDDGPTGPEAEDAGDETPDVDPELLRYLLGRILAGSPDPEAVAAPRRLRRAADQDLGPEVPPEGVLGALLRVKRLETPSPQAPVRRLLPP